A region from the uncultured Macellibacteroides sp. genome encodes:
- a CDS encoding FecR domain-containing protein has protein sequence MDNNKDIWGPISSVLGGVYSAEEKQLVDDWLLEDTKNQTFFDKLKKTSFSQEVELKAGAAKERVYWQTREKISRMQLKKKLRLWQYVAAASITLLLAIGGLTFWNAELVEPVYVESKTPAGSTSRLTLSDGTVVELNAESSIRYPLSFDGRNRVVTLNGEAYFEVAKDAKHPFIVETDQMKIRVLGTHFDIKAYDDDMEVITTLMEGSVRVKIDRPEYSSAKEVLLKPDQQFVFDKTTNKAAVSDVKSELYSSWKNGECFFENEEFIDIIKILGRQYGVKISILSPNLENQLYSGFFSKQEGLFHILNSFKKIRNFEYRETDNGIEIFERK, from the coding sequence ATGGATAACAATAAAGATATATGGGGACCTATTTCTTCTGTTCTGGGAGGAGTTTATTCGGCTGAAGAAAAGCAGTTGGTTGATGATTGGTTGCTTGAAGATACCAAAAACCAAACGTTTTTTGATAAGCTTAAGAAGACTTCTTTCAGCCAAGAGGTAGAATTGAAGGCCGGAGCGGCTAAGGAACGGGTGTATTGGCAGACCCGGGAAAAGATAAGCCGGATGCAGCTAAAGAAAAAACTGCGGCTGTGGCAATATGTGGCGGCGGCTTCCATTACGCTTTTGTTAGCCATTGGCGGACTTACTTTTTGGAATGCAGAGCTTGTGGAGCCTGTTTATGTGGAGTCGAAAACTCCTGCCGGAAGTACTTCCCGCCTGACTCTTAGTGATGGTACGGTGGTTGAGCTAAATGCGGAGTCGTCTATTCGTTATCCTTTGTCTTTCGATGGCAGAAACAGGGTGGTTACATTAAACGGGGAGGCCTATTTTGAGGTTGCCAAAGATGCTAAGCATCCTTTTATCGTGGAGACGGATCAGATGAAAATAAGGGTGTTGGGTACTCATTTCGATATAAAGGCGTATGATGACGACATGGAGGTAATCACGACTCTTATGGAGGGATCGGTTCGGGTAAAGATTGATCGGCCGGAGTATTCATCCGCCAAGGAGGTTTTATTAAAGCCTGATCAGCAGTTCGTATTCGACAAAACGACCAATAAAGCGGCTGTTTCTGATGTGAAATCGGAACTTTATTCTTCCTGGAAGAACGGGGAGTGTTTCTTTGAAAATGAAGAGTTTATCGATATTATAAAGATTCTGGGTCGACAATATGGCGTGAAGATCTCCATCTTGTCTCCAAACCTGGAGAACCAGTTGTACTCAGGCTTTTTTAGTAAACAGGAGGGGCTTTTTCATATACTTAATTCGTTTAAGAAAATACGAAA